From Bacteroidetes bacterium SB0662_bin_6, one genomic window encodes:
- a CDS encoding glycosyltransferase — protein MEPLISVIIPALNEAAGIENTLRSVSRQAPEHEIIVADGGSLDKTAAIASRYGRVVQAPRGRSRQMNAGAAQARGDILLFLHADTLLPPDGLEKVRGTLSDPELAGGAFRLRFDRNTPLLRFYSWFTYLHAPRICFGDRGCFVRRSVFEELGGYPDLPIFEDIELVRKLHERGGFVFLKNYVTSSARRFRERGPFLQQLQNTYLWIRYAIGADPKTLASWYPYGKQKARTG, from the coding sequence GTGGAACCGCTCATCTCCGTGATCATCCCAGCATTGAACGAGGCTGCGGGCATCGAAAACACGTTGCGGTCCGTAAGCCGGCAGGCGCCCGAACATGAAATCATTGTCGCGGACGGCGGCTCTCTCGACAAAACGGCAGCTATTGCGAGCAGGTACGGACGAGTCGTCCAGGCGCCACGCGGACGATCCAGACAAATGAATGCGGGAGCTGCACAAGCCAGAGGGGATATCCTGCTTTTCCTGCATGCCGACACGCTCCTGCCCCCCGACGGCCTCGAAAAGGTGCGGGGTACATTATCCGATCCCGAATTGGCAGGGGGCGCCTTTCGGCTCCGATTCGACCGCAATACCCCCCTTCTTCGCTTTTACAGCTGGTTCACGTACCTGCACGCGCCACGGATCTGTTTCGGGGACCGTGGCTGTTTCGTTCGGCGTTCCGTATTCGAGGAATTGGGCGGCTATCCGGATCTCCCCATTTTTGAGGACATCGAACTCGTGCGCAAGCTCCACGAACGCGGCGGCTTCGTCTTTCTAAAGAATTATGTCACCTCTTCGGCGCGCCGTTTTCGGGAACGCGGACCCTTTCTGCAACAACTCCAAAACACCTACCTGTGGATCCGGTACGCGATCGGGGCGGACCCGAAAACCCTTGCAAGCTGGTACCCGTATGGAAAACAAAAAGCCCGTACAGGATAA
- a CDS encoding amidinotransferase encodes MIYESVDQIDFAVSDCPAIPLQGRVVMATPAHYDVQYVINPHMAGHVGNVDRVRAQRQWETLRDTYRALGMEVHSTQGVEKLYDMVFAANAAAAFLSPDGKSPGVIMSRMATASRYDESVHYERFFRELGYDVLHLPEGLTFEGGADAIWHPGRRLIWGGYGQRTDRATHDAISAMLDVPVIPIRLDDEAFYHLDTCLCTLDERTALICPAALRPEDIAMIHRLFERIIEVPETEGRERLACNAHCPDGRHVLLQKGCPHTTQKLRDAGFEPIEIDIGEFLKAGAAVYCMKLTTW; translated from the coding sequence ATGATTTACGAATCCGTCGATCAGATCGACTTCGCTGTCAGCGATTGCCCGGCGATACCCCTGCAGGGGCGTGTTGTCATGGCAACGCCGGCGCACTATGATGTGCAATACGTAATCAACCCGCATATGGCCGGTCATGTGGGCAACGTGGACCGTGTCCGGGCACAGCGCCAATGGGAAACACTGCGGGATACCTACCGGGCCCTCGGCATGGAAGTACACAGCACCCAGGGCGTAGAGAAACTGTACGATATGGTTTTTGCGGCTAATGCCGCCGCAGCATTCCTGTCTCCGGACGGGAAATCGCCGGGGGTTATTATGAGTCGTATGGCCACAGCGTCCCGATACGACGAAAGCGTACACTACGAGCGCTTTTTTCGTGAACTGGGGTATGATGTGCTGCATCTCCCCGAGGGGCTTACCTTCGAAGGAGGCGCAGACGCCATCTGGCATCCCGGCAGACGTCTGATTTGGGGCGGATACGGCCAGCGCACCGACCGAGCTACCCATGATGCCATTTCGGCCATGCTGGACGTACCCGTTATTCCAATACGACTCGACGACGAAGCCTTCTACCACCTCGATACGTGTCTCTGCACGCTGGACGAACGCACGGCGCTCATCTGCCCGGCTGCACTGCGTCCCGAAGATATAGCCATGATTCACCGACTCTTCGAACGTATCATAGAAGTCCCGGAAACCGAGGGCCGCGAACGGCTGGCGTGTAATGCGCATTGCCCGGACGGGCGGCACGTGCTGCTTCAGAAAGGGTGTCCGCACACCACGCAAAAACTGCGGGATGCGGGGTTCGAACCGATCGAAATCGACATCGGAGAATTTCTTAAGGCCGGCGCGGCGGTGTATTGCATGAAGTTAACCACATGGTAA
- a CDS encoding phosphoglycerate kinase, with product MRKRTIENMTVRGRRVLVRVDFNVPIADGAIGDDTRIRAALPTIRTILANGGKAILMSHLGRPKGKPDPAFTLRPVADRLKELLGAPVHFADHATGPTDPASRQAINVLNEGEVLVLENTRFHPGETKNDPDLAGELAAFAELYVNDAFGTCHRAHASTEGVAHRVKEAGMGLLLDKEIEYLSKLLDSPEPPYVAVLGGAKVSDKIGVIQNLLDRVDALLIGGAMSYTFLKALGHETGVSRVETDRLDDAKALYEQAGGKIRLPVDHVTAGAFDNEAPRHIVSGAIPEGQMGLDIGPETIREYGRAIGEARTIVWNGPMGVFEMSNFAAGTFAVAKALAGATAHGALTVVGGGDSVAAVSQAGYEKLVSHVSTGGGAMLEFLEGKILPGIAALSDR from the coding sequence ATGCGCAAACGGACCATCGAAAACATGACGGTGCGTGGGCGGCGTGTGCTGGTGCGCGTTGACTTCAACGTACCGATCGCGGATGGCGCCATCGGGGACGACACGCGCATCCGGGCCGCGTTGCCTACGATACGCACCATCCTTGCAAACGGCGGAAAGGCCATCCTGATGAGCCACCTTGGCCGCCCGAAGGGTAAGCCGGATCCTGCCTTTACACTGCGCCCCGTCGCGGACCGCCTGAAAGAATTGCTGGGGGCGCCCGTGCACTTTGCAGACCATGCCACGGGGCCGACGGACCCGGCAAGCCGGCAGGCCATCAACGTACTGAACGAAGGAGAAGTACTGGTGCTCGAAAATACCCGGTTCCATCCGGGAGAAACGAAGAATGATCCTGATCTTGCCGGGGAACTGGCTGCCTTCGCAGAGCTGTATGTAAACGATGCATTCGGCACCTGCCATCGCGCCCACGCTTCGACAGAGGGAGTAGCGCACCGGGTTAAAGAAGCAGGCATGGGGTTGCTCCTCGATAAAGAGATCGAATACCTGTCGAAGTTGCTTGATAGTCCGGAGCCGCCGTATGTGGCTGTACTGGGCGGCGCAAAGGTATCTGACAAGATCGGCGTCATCCAAAACCTGCTTGATCGGGTCGATGCGCTGCTCATCGGCGGCGCCATGAGTTACACCTTTCTGAAAGCACTGGGGCACGAAACAGGGGTTTCGAGAGTGGAAACGGATCGCCTCGACGATGCAAAAGCGCTGTACGAACAAGCCGGCGGCAAAATCAGGCTGCCGGTTGACCATGTCACGGCAGGCGCGTTCGACAACGAGGCTCCTCGACACATCGTTTCCGGCGCCATTCCCGAGGGGCAAATGGGTCTCGATATCGGCCCGGAAACGATCAGGGAATACGGTCGTGCAATCGGAGAAGCGCGCACCATCGTGTGGAATGGCCCGATGGGCGTATTTGAAATGTCGAATTTCGCCGCAGGAACGTTCGCTGTGGCCAAAGCGCTTGCCGGAGCCACTGCGCACGGCGCCCTTACGGTGGTAGGTGGAGGGGATTCAGTAGCAGCAGTCTCTCAGGCGGGGTACGAAAAGCTTGTGAGCCATGTCTCGACGGGCGGCGGCGCCATGCTGGAGTTTCTGGAAGGCAAGATCCTGCCCGGCATTGCGGCGCTGAGTGACAGATAG
- the gap gene encoding type I glyceraldehyde-3-phosphate dehydrogenase, which translates to MAIKLGINGFGRIGRLVFRAILERHLEDLHIVGINDLTSAGTLAHLLKYDSVHGRFPGDVHVDGNSLVVDGKVFPVFSERDPARLPWGDLGADVVVESTGIFRSAEQAGKHIEAGASKVIVSAPAKGAVDATVVIGVNDDTLTGEEKLLSNASCTTNCLAPMVKVLDDRFGVKRGFITTVHAYTSDQALVDGPHSDLRRARAAALSIVPTTTGAAKAVGLVLPHLQGKLDGMALRVPTPAGSITDLTAELDREVSIEEVNAAFREAAANDLKGLLEYSEEPLVSNDILHNPHSCIFDAPCTMANGTTVKIVGWYDNEWGYSCRVAELVQKIAG; encoded by the coding sequence ATGGCCATCAAGCTTGGAATTAACGGTTTTGGACGCATTGGACGGCTCGTATTCCGCGCGATCCTCGAACGTCATCTTGAAGATCTTCATATCGTCGGCATCAATGACCTGACCAGTGCCGGCACCCTCGCGCACCTGCTGAAATACGATTCGGTGCATGGCCGTTTTCCCGGCGATGTGCACGTCGATGGAAACTCGCTTGTCGTGGACGGAAAGGTATTCCCGGTTTTTTCGGAGCGGGATCCCGCCCGGCTCCCGTGGGGAGACCTCGGCGCGGATGTGGTGGTGGAATCCACCGGAATTTTTCGCTCAGCAGAGCAGGCCGGCAAGCACATCGAAGCCGGCGCTTCGAAAGTGATCGTCTCGGCGCCCGCCAAGGGCGCGGTAGACGCCACGGTTGTGATCGGGGTCAACGACGACACCTTGACCGGTGAAGAAAAACTCCTGTCCAATGCCAGTTGCACCACGAACTGCCTCGCTCCGATGGTCAAGGTTCTCGATGACCGGTTTGGTGTGAAGCGCGGCTTTATCACCACGGTGCACGCCTACACGTCGGACCAGGCGCTCGTGGACGGCCCCCATTCGGACCTGCGCCGGGCACGAGCTGCAGCCCTCTCCATCGTACCCACCACGACCGGCGCCGCCAAGGCGGTGGGCCTCGTGCTGCCGCACTTGCAGGGAAAGCTGGACGGCATGGCGCTCCGCGTGCCGACGCCGGCCGGCTCCATTACGGATCTCACGGCCGAACTGGACCGGGAAGTCTCCATCGAAGAAGTCAACGCGGCGTTCCGCGAAGCCGCAGCAAACGACCTGAAGGGACTGCTCGAATACAGTGAGGAACCGCTCGTGTCGAACGATATTCTCCACAACCCGCATTCCTGCATCTTCGATGCGCCGTGCACCATGGCGAACGGCACCACCGTGAAAATCGTCGGATGGTACGACAACGAATGGGGATACTCGTGCCGGGTGGCGGAACTCGTCCAAAAAATCGCCGGCTGA
- a CDS encoding tetratricopeptide repeat protein, producing MPAPRSISRRHELREDKVVTFYARAWRFVDANRKVVYGGAAALAVIAAVIVGNVFYQGRQASEAEVLLAQVLPLYEEASYQQALDGSLENLGLLEIADEYGSTPAGNLARFYAADALFNLGEYDRALSYFEDFDKGPDFIGAGAIAGEAAAWEQREEYARAGDLYRRAARHFESELTTPEYLLHAGQLYERAGQYEDALEQYEAVEAEYPESSQAANIRVYIARATAKQSS from the coding sequence ATGCCAGCCCCCCGAAGTATTTCCAGAAGACATGAGTTGCGTGAGGACAAGGTTGTCACGTTCTATGCGCGTGCGTGGCGATTCGTGGACGCCAACAGGAAGGTGGTCTACGGCGGGGCCGCTGCCCTTGCAGTGATTGCTGCTGTGATCGTCGGGAATGTTTTCTATCAGGGCCGACAGGCCTCCGAGGCGGAGGTGCTCCTGGCCCAGGTCCTGCCCCTGTATGAGGAAGCATCGTACCAGCAGGCACTGGACGGATCGCTGGAGAATCTGGGCTTGCTGGAAATTGCTGATGAGTACGGTAGTACGCCTGCAGGAAATCTTGCGCGGTTCTATGCAGCGGATGCACTCTTCAATCTGGGCGAATACGACCGGGCGCTTTCGTACTTCGAGGATTTCGACAAGGGGCCGGACTTTATCGGTGCGGGCGCCATTGCGGGGGAGGCGGCGGCCTGGGAGCAGCGCGAGGAATATGCCCGCGCCGGGGATTTGTACCGGCGCGCTGCACGTCACTTCGAAAGTGAACTGACGACGCCGGAATATCTCCTGCATGCCGGTCAGCTCTACGAGCGGGCGGGGCAATACGAGGATGCCCTCGAACAGTACGAAGCAGTCGAAGCGGAATATCCCGAATCCAGCCAGGCTGCAAATATCCGGGTATATATTGCACGTGCAACGGCGAAACAGTCATCCTGA
- a CDS encoding sigma-54-dependent Fis family transcriptional regulator — MPPVILVVDDEPSIRRTLREIFEYEGFGVEEAVDGEEALARLRAGRYDVVMLDVNMPKRDGMEVLAVAREEMPETPIVMLSGHGAIETAVKATKLGAYDFIEKPPDLNRLLVSVRNAMDRGVLATANRRMKEAIDAYEGELTPILGDSPAICAVRDTIERVAPSEARVLITGDPGTGKELVAKWIRHLSPRKDGAMVDVNCAAIPDELIESELFGHEKGAFTGAVKQRIGKFEQADGGTLFLDEIGDMSLSAQAKVLRVLQENNIQRVGGDRVIPVDVRIVCATNKDLASCIREETFREDLYYRLSVIPIHLPTLRERVEDIPVIAARFCEDLARRNGRPGKHFTASAMKRLMEQEWRGNVRELQNVIERLIVLTADDEIRVEDIDRYAFSRETSWDPLMDLLARTEDWGDFRDTAEKMFLERKLNDFDWNISRTAEAIGMQRSHLYNKMNKYGIEREEGA; from the coding sequence ATGCCTCCTGTTATTCTTGTTGTCGACGATGAACCGAGTATTCGACGTACGCTACGCGAAATATTCGAGTACGAAGGGTTCGGCGTAGAAGAAGCCGTCGACGGGGAAGAGGCCCTTGCCCGGCTGCGCGCCGGGCGGTACGATGTCGTTATGCTCGATGTCAACATGCCGAAACGGGATGGCATGGAGGTCCTCGCCGTGGCGCGCGAAGAAATGCCCGAGACGCCCATTGTTATGCTCTCCGGGCACGGCGCCATAGAGACGGCTGTGAAGGCAACCAAGCTGGGGGCGTACGATTTTATCGAAAAGCCGCCCGACCTGAATCGCTTGCTTGTTTCCGTACGCAACGCCATGGACCGGGGGGTTCTGGCCACAGCGAATCGCCGGATGAAGGAAGCGATAGACGCCTACGAGGGCGAGCTCACCCCTATCCTTGGCGATAGTCCTGCTATTTGCGCCGTCCGCGACACGATTGAACGCGTTGCGCCTTCGGAAGCGCGTGTGCTCATTACGGGCGACCCCGGTACGGGAAAGGAACTCGTTGCAAAGTGGATTCGCCACCTGTCGCCCAGAAAGGACGGGGCGATGGTAGACGTGAACTGTGCCGCGATCCCCGACGAATTGATCGAAAGCGAACTCTTTGGCCATGAGAAGGGGGCTTTTACCGGCGCGGTGAAGCAGCGTATCGGCAAATTCGAGCAGGCGGACGGGGGTACGTTGTTTCTCGACGAGATCGGGGACATGAGTTTGTCTGCCCAGGCCAAGGTGCTGCGGGTGCTTCAGGAAAACAATATCCAGCGCGTAGGCGGGGATCGGGTCATTCCGGTGGATGTACGCATCGTCTGCGCCACCAACAAGGACCTTGCTTCGTGCATCCGGGAGGAAACCTTTCGGGAGGACCTGTACTACCGGCTCAGCGTGATTCCCATACATCTTCCGACCCTGCGGGAACGTGTCGAAGATATTCCTGTCATCGCTGCCCGTTTTTGCGAGGACCTCGCACGGCGCAACGGCCGGCCCGGAAAGCATTTTACCGCGTCGGCCATGAAGCGCCTCATGGAGCAGGAATGGCGAGGCAATGTGCGCGAACTGCAAAACGTAATAGAGCGTCTCATCGTGCTTACGGCCGATGACGAGATTCGTGTAGAGGATATCGACCGCTATGCGTTTTCCCGGGAAACCTCCTGGGATCCCCTGATGGATCTGCTTGCCAGGACGGAAGACTGGGGTGATTTTCGCGACACGGCGGAAAAAATGTTTCTTGAGCGGAAATTGAATGATTTCGATTGGAACATTAGCCGAACCGCAGAAGCCATTGGGATGCAAAGGTCTCATTTGTACAACAAGATGAATAAATACGGGATCGAACGCGAAGAGGGAGCATAG
- a CDS encoding ABC transporter ATP-binding protein, with protein sequence MGDTPRGAPLLSVRALRKSYPSGGDRSLQVLRGVDFEARSGEVVAIVGESGTGKSTLLHLLGALDRPDSGSVYCRGKEVFSASDEELAAFRNREIGFVFQFHHLLPEFTALENVAMPALIRHQRLSEARDRAIMLLRMLHLDDRAEHRPGELSGGEQQRVAVARALMNQPGLVLADEPSGNLDVKNAAHLHEEMLRLSRDFGCTFVLATHNPALAASADRVLRLEEGVLRQETPDRV encoded by the coding sequence ATGGGGGATACCCCCCGGGGTGCGCCGCTTCTGAGTGTGCGCGCGCTTAGAAAGAGCTACCCTTCGGGGGGTGATCGATCCTTGCAGGTGCTCCGTGGCGTGGATTTCGAGGCGCGTTCCGGCGAAGTGGTGGCCATCGTAGGGGAAAGCGGAACCGGCAAGAGCACCCTGCTACATCTTCTCGGGGCGCTTGACCGCCCGGACAGCGGCTCGGTGTATTGCCGGGGCAAGGAGGTGTTCAGCGCGTCAGACGAGGAGTTGGCTGCATTCCGCAACCGGGAGATCGGGTTCGTTTTTCAATTTCACCACCTGTTGCCGGAGTTTACGGCGCTCGAAAATGTGGCCATGCCGGCACTCATTCGCCACCAGCGCCTTTCGGAGGCCCGTGACCGCGCCATCATGCTTCTCCGCATGTTGCATCTGGATGATCGGGCGGAACATCGGCCCGGCGAGTTGTCCGGGGGGGAACAACAGCGGGTTGCCGTGGCCCGGGCGCTTATGAACCAGCCGGGTCTGGTGCTGGCTGATGAGCCGTCGGGCAATCTCGATGTGAAAAACGCTGCGCATCTGCATGAGGAAATGCTTCGGCTTAGCCGCGATTTCGGGTGTACGTTCGTGCTCGCCACGCACAATCCTGCACTGGCGGCGAGCGCCGATCGGGTGCTTCGGCTTGAGGAGGGCGTACTGCGTCAGGAAACTCCGGACAGGGTCTGA
- the nadA gene encoding quinolinate synthase NadA, which yields MVDIPVLDREAGFIDAPVDPMLNLFEEIERMKQEKNAVLLAHYYQEPDIQDIADYIGDSLGLARRAAETDADIIVFAGVHFMAETAKILNPGRKVLLPDLNAGCSLADSCPAPELAAFKKRHPDHLVVSYINCTAGVKALSDIICTSSNAAHIVSSIPEDQPIIFAPDRNLGRHLVRETGRDMVLWEGACIVHETFSERKLLRLKVRHPDALVLAHPECEEPVLRHADHIGSTTSIRRFARESAHDAFIVATEEGILHQMRKDSPEKTFIPAPPESGCECSRCPHMRLNTIEKVYLCLQFEEPEMHMEETVRLAALRPIERMLELSEGVGT from the coding sequence ATGGTGGACATTCCGGTATTGGACAGGGAGGCCGGTTTTATCGACGCACCCGTCGATCCTATGCTGAATCTGTTTGAGGAAATCGAACGGATGAAGCAGGAAAAGAACGCGGTGCTCCTGGCGCACTATTATCAGGAACCGGACATTCAGGACATCGCCGATTATATAGGCGACTCGCTGGGGCTCGCCCGGAGAGCCGCCGAGACGGACGCGGATATCATTGTATTCGCCGGCGTGCATTTCATGGCGGAAACGGCGAAAATCCTGAATCCCGGACGAAAAGTGTTGCTGCCGGATCTGAACGCCGGGTGTTCTCTTGCGGACTCGTGTCCGGCGCCCGAACTGGCTGCGTTCAAAAAGCGCCATCCCGACCACCTTGTGGTCTCCTACATTAACTGTACGGCGGGCGTGAAAGCGCTCAGCGACATTATTTGCACCTCGTCGAACGCTGCACATATCGTGTCCTCCATTCCGGAGGACCAGCCGATTATTTTCGCGCCGGATCGTAACCTCGGGCGGCACCTTGTGCGGGAAACGGGGCGCGATATGGTGCTTTGGGAAGGGGCATGTATCGTACACGAAACGTTCAGCGAGCGCAAGTTGCTTCGTCTGAAAGTGCGCCATCCGGATGCATTGGTCCTGGCGCATCCCGAGTGCGAGGAGCCGGTCTTGCGCCATGCGGACCATATCGGCTCTACGACGTCCATTCGCCGTTTTGCCCGGGAAAGTGCGCATGATGCCTTTATCGTGGCGACGGAAGAAGGCATTCTGCACCAGATGCGCAAGGATAGCCCCGAAAAGACATTTATTCCGGCGCCGCCGGAAAGCGGGTGCGAATGCAGCCGGTGTCCTCACATGCGGCTCAATACCATCGAGAAAGTGTATCTCTGCTTGCAATTCGAGGAGCCCGAGATGCATATGGAGGAGACAGTGCGCCTGGCGGCGCTCCGTCCGATCGAGCGCATGCTGGAACTGAGCGAGGGAGTGGGTACATGA
- a CDS encoding MBL fold metallo-hydrolase, protein MARIGSYELHTIETGRFGLDGGGMFGVVPRALWERHIRPDDKNRITLALRCLLLEGDGRVILIDNGIGTKGNEKFASIYSVDYTDTELHRSLDQAGFRAADVTDVVYTHLHFDHCGGGTATGRNGPVPVFENALYHVQRAHWEWALHPNAREAASFMKENMEPLERAGQLRLIDGPGALFPGVEAIVVDGHTEAQQLVKISDEERTLVFVSDLLPTAAHSRGAWTAAYDVRPLVTLKEKANFLEDAVEGGWHFFFEHDPVTIVGTPVRTSRGIAVAEERPLEEL, encoded by the coding sequence ATGGCGCGCATCGGTTCCTACGAACTGCATACGATCGAGACGGGTCGATTCGGTCTGGATGGCGGCGGCATGTTTGGTGTGGTGCCGCGTGCGTTATGGGAGCGCCATATCCGGCCGGACGACAAGAACCGGATTACGCTTGCCCTGCGTTGCCTGCTTCTGGAGGGAGACGGGCGCGTTATTCTCATCGACAACGGCATCGGTACCAAGGGCAATGAGAAATTCGCCAGCATCTATTCCGTGGATTACACCGATACCGAGCTGCACAGGTCGCTTGACCAGGCAGGTTTCCGTGCGGCGGACGTGACGGATGTCGTGTATACCCACCTGCATTTCGATCATTGCGGCGGCGGCACCGCAACAGGCCGGAATGGCCCGGTCCCGGTTTTTGAAAATGCATTGTATCACGTGCAGCGCGCGCATTGGGAGTGGGCGTTACACCCGAACGCACGCGAAGCCGCGTCATTTATGAAGGAAAATATGGAACCGCTCGAGCGTGCCGGACAACTGCGTCTGATAGACGGGCCGGGTGCGCTTTTTCCCGGGGTCGAGGCGATCGTTGTGGATGGACATACGGAGGCGCAGCAACTGGTGAAAATATCCGACGAAGAACGCACGCTCGTTTTTGTGTCGGATCTCCTGCCTACAGCGGCCCATTCAAGGGGGGCCTGGACTGCTGCGTATGATGTGCGTCCGCTTGTGACCCTAAAAGAAAAGGCGAATTTTCTTGAAGATGCCGTAGAGGGGGGATGGCATTTCTTTTTCGAGCACGACCCGGTGACGATTGTGGGTACGCCCGTGCGTACGTCCAGGGGCATTGCTGTTGCAGAGGAACGGCCCCTCGAAGAACTGTAG